GGTGTCCTGTCTTCGAGAAGTCGTCTGACGCATCAGATCAGGCGAATGGAAGTTCAGGACATGGTCACTCGCAGTACCTGCGTCGACGACGGCAGAGGTGTGCTCGCGGTGATCACCGAGGAAGGCCGTCGACGACTGGCGGAGGCGGCACCCACCCATGTGCGCAGTGTGCGCCGACATCTCGTCGATCTGCTTTCTCCAGAAGAACTCGAAGTGCTCGGCACCATCTTCGAGAAGGTCGACGCAGCGATGGACACCTCGGCGGCGGCACCGCGACGATGAGGGGCGATTGGGACTCGGGCCGCCCAGCCGTTTAAGATCGCACACGGAAGCGTGGCAGAGCGGCCCAATGCACTCGCCTTGAAAGCGAGAGACGTGTAAAAGCGTCCGGGGGTTCAAATCCCTCCGCTTCCGCCAACGGGCAAGGCCCTGATCTCACCAAGCGGTGCAGGTCAGGGCCTTTTCTCTGTCCTCGGTCAGGCCGACCCCATCCCTGCTGCCCACGCTTTGCCCACACTCTGTGCGGATACAGCGGCATCGAGAGCGGTCGCCACAGCGTCGAGATCGTCGTCGAAGAGGTCCGCGTAGACGTCGAGCGTCATAGCCGCGGAGGCGTGCCCGAGCATCCGCTGTAGCGCTTTCACGTTCACGCCCGCGCTGATGGCCAGGCTCGCCGCTGTGTGCCGAAGATCGTGCGGGGTGAGCCGAGGTACGCCCGACTTGGCTACGGCCCGTGTGAACCATCCCGTAGACGACACCGATCGCCGGAGGTAGTCGCCACCGCGGCCGGCGAACACCAGATCGTCGCGGCCCTTGCCCTCGCAGACCCTCGCCAGCTCGTCGACGAGGAATGCCGGCACCGGCACTACCCGCGACTTGTGCGACTTCGGCGTACCGACGTGGATCTGCTGTTCGACCTGAACGGCGTTGTCCACGATGTTGATTCGTCTCCGGAGCAGATCAAGGTGGCGAACACGGAGGCCAATCGCCTCGCCCCACCGGACGCCGCAGTAGGCGAGCACGAGCACCAGGACGCGATACTGGCCGGCGGCGGTCGCGAGCTCGGCCACCTCGGCGTGCGACAAGTACACGTGCGCCTTGCGCTGTTTGCGTGGCAGATTCTCGACACCGCGTGCCGGGTTCTTCGCGAGCCGCTTCGCTTTCACCGCGGTATCGAGCACGCCGGCGAGGACACCGTAGGCGCGGATGACGACAGTCGCACCCTTGCCCGCCCGCGTCATACCCGCGATCCACCGCTCGACCGAATCGAGCGTGATGTCGGCGAGCTGCACGTGACCCCACCGAGGCAGAACGTGAATCCTCCACGCCGTTTCGAGGGACTTGTACGCGGACGGTTTGAGGTCGGATTCTTTGCGGGACAACCAGTTCGGGCCGAACTCCGCGACGGTGATCTTCCCGAGTTTCGGTGGCACGTATTGGCCCGTCATCATCTCCACGGTCACCGTCGCGGCGAAGTCGAGCGCCTGCCGCTTCGATGTGAACCCTCGCTTATCCGTCTGCCGACGCTCCGGGGTTCGGTAGCGGACTCGCCACCGCTTGCCGCCCGCGGTCTCGTAGCTTTCGACGGTCGCCACTAGTCATCCTCGGTGAAGATCGTGCCGTAGCCGAAGCTCGCCCGGATCGACACGTCTGTTCCGTCCGACTCGATCATGCGGCTGACGAGCAACGGCCCGTCGCCGGGTTTGGTGCTCCGCCATGCGTACGTCGCGGGTCGAAGGAACGGCGGTTGTGAGGCTACCGCGAAGTCCAGATTGGACGTCCGTAGCGAGCGCATCCCGTCGAGGAAGAACCACAGAGAGCGAACTGAAACACGTTCGGCACCAGACGCATTGACTTCTAAGTCCCCATCGTAGGCAGGCTCAATCAACAAGGTATTTGGCGAAACATCGAGGGCGATCGCGAGCGCCATCAAGTCGTCGACGTCGACTCGTCTGGACCCGTTCTCGATCTGGCTGATCGAAGAGTTGCTGAGCGGGTGTCCGAGCTCGCTCATCGTGTCCGAAAGCGCGCGCAGGGTCATCCCCCGGTCGTTACGGACCCTGGCGATGTTCTTACGGACCGTCTCGCCGGTTGCTCCGATTTCCACGCGCTTTGCTGCCATGATCGAAATATAGCGAGGAACTTGCAAGCATGGAAATCGTGGAGTAGGAATACAGATATCCCAATGGATATTCAGGATTCCCGAGCAAGGAGACAGGATGAGCACCCCATCCCCCCTAGCGACACCCGACGAGGCCGCCGAGTTTCTGCGATGCAGCAAACAGACCCTCGCAGCCAATCGGTTCAAAGGAGTCGGTCCCAAGTTTGTAAAGCACGGCAGCAGAGTGCTTTACAAGTGGGTCGACCTCCATGCGTACGTGGAGGCGAACACATTCCAGCGCACCGACGACCGTCCTGTAGCGGTCTGATGCCGCTCACCCCCGACCCCTACGAAACTGCCCCCGATGCCGGCCAGGGCATCGAGGGCAACCAGGACCGACCCAACTCTCACGAAGGAACCGATCTGATGACGAACCCTACCGCGATCGCCGACGCCCTCGCCACGATCATCGCCCTACTCAACGCGTTCAATCGCGAGAAGCTCAAGCAGGTCACCGCCGGAT
The nucleotide sequence above comes from Rhodococcoides fascians A25f. Encoded proteins:
- a CDS encoding MarR family transcriptional regulator, with the protein product MSRVTAELAIGSGGDPQWLDTAEMKAWRAYMDGGQRLMGVLNKDLQDGHDLSMAEYRILVMLSESVDGSVRMSELADGVLSSRSRLTHQIRRMEVQDMVTRSTCVDDGRGVLAVITEEGRRRLAEAAPTHVRSVRRHLVDLLSPEELEVLGTIFEKVDAAMDTSAAAPRR
- a CDS encoding tyrosine-type recombinase/integrase → MATVESYETAGGKRWRVRYRTPERRQTDKRGFTSKRQALDFAATVTVEMMTGQYVPPKLGKITVAEFGPNWLSRKESDLKPSAYKSLETAWRIHVLPRWGHVQLADITLDSVERWIAGMTRAGKGATVVIRAYGVLAGVLDTAVKAKRLAKNPARGVENLPRKQRKAHVYLSHAEVAELATAAGQYRVLVLVLAYCGVRWGEAIGLRVRHLDLLRRRINIVDNAVQVEQQIHVGTPKSHKSRVVPVPAFLVDELARVCEGKGRDDLVFAGRGGDYLRRSVSSTGWFTRAVAKSGVPRLTPHDLRHTAASLAISAGVNVKALQRMLGHASAAMTLDVYADLFDDDLDAVATALDAAVSAQSVGKAWAAGMGSA
- a CDS encoding helix-turn-helix domain-containing protein; the encoded protein is MAAKRVEIGATGETVRKNIARVRNDRGMTLRALSDTMSELGHPLSNSSISQIENGSRRVDVDDLMALAIALDVSPNTLLIEPAYDGDLEVNASGAERVSVRSLWFFLDGMRSLRTSNLDFAVASQPPFLRPATYAWRSTKPGDGPLLVSRMIESDGTDVSIRASFGYGTIFTEDD
- a CDS encoding helix-turn-helix domain-containing protein, with the translated sequence MSTPSPLATPDEAAEFLRCSKQTLAANRFKGVGPKFVKHGSRVLYKWVDLHAYVEANTFQRTDDRPVAV